One genomic window of Elusimicrobiota bacterium includes the following:
- a CDS encoding undecaprenyl/decaprenyl-phosphate alpha-N-acetylglucosaminyl 1-phosphate transferase, which yields MVYLSIAVASFLLSLCLMPVVRWLAFRAGLFDLPDHQLKSHARPTPRLGGVAIFCSIVLVLAAARFLTHYPTGTISNFRYILLGAVIIFTLGLIDDTRPGGVPYRWKFIFQFLAAGVLMVASIHIQFLHPNYLAVFLSLLWVVGVANSINLIDILDGLAATQVAIAAASFLAISFPSEDVLVNILAAAILGSTIGFLPHNLSSRKKVFMGDAGSLTLGYLLAVLALGSSYSTYNPYAVYAPILILGVPIFETFFLMYIRTKQGLSPFRGSRDHIAHRLQALGFSEEKIVLVMGAATLAFSMVAYLITQVTEPIVAALIYGALIATLFIIAWGLTKIKPKPIS from the coding sequence ATGGTTTATTTAAGCATCGCCGTCGCTTCGTTTCTGTTGTCTTTGTGCCTGATGCCCGTGGTGCGCTGGCTGGCTTTTCGGGCCGGGCTTTTCGATTTGCCGGATCATCAGTTGAAAAGCCATGCCCGGCCCACGCCCCGTTTAGGCGGCGTCGCTATTTTTTGTTCCATTGTCCTGGTGCTGGCGGCCGCGCGTTTTTTAACCCATTACCCGACGGGCACGATCAGCAATTTCCGCTACATTCTTCTAGGCGCGGTGATTATTTTCACCTTGGGCTTGATTGACGACACCCGGCCCGGCGGCGTGCCTTATCGCTGGAAATTTATTTTTCAATTTCTGGCCGCTGGCGTGCTGATGGTCGCCTCGATCCACATTCAATTCCTGCACCCCAATTATTTGGCCGTTTTTCTTTCGCTGCTTTGGGTCGTGGGCGTGGCCAATTCGATCAACCTCATCGATATCCTCGACGGCTTGGCCGCAACCCAGGTGGCCATCGCCGCCGCGAGTTTTTTAGCCATCAGTTTTCCATCCGAGGATGTGTTGGTTAATATTTTGGCCGCCGCCATTTTAGGGTCCACAATCGGATTCCTGCCCCATAATTTATCCTCGCGCAAAAAGGTTTTCATGGGCGACGCCGGCAGCCTGACCTTGGGTTATTTGCTGGCTGTTCTGGCCTTGGGCTCCTCTTATTCGACATACAATCCCTACGCTGTTTACGCGCCGATCTTGATCCTCGGGGTTCCGATTTTCGAGACTTTTTTTCTGATGTATATCAGGACCAAGCAAGGGCTCTCGCCTTTTCGCGGCAGCAGGGATCATATCGCTCACAGGCTTCAGGCCCTGGGTTTTTCCGAGGAAAAAATCGTTTTGGTCATGGGAGCCGCAACCTTGGCCTTTTCCATGGTCGCTTATTTGATTACGCAGGTCACTGAACCCATTGTCGCCGCGCTGATTTACGGCGCTTTAATCGCCACTTTATTCATTATTGCCTGGGGTTTGACTAAAATTAAGCCCAAACCAATCTCATGA
- a CDS encoding FAD-dependent oxidoreductase yields MTTVIIGGGLAGLSAAYHLKRDWVIFEKDTKVGGLAASEHEAGFTFDKTGHLLHMHNPYTKGWLIDNLLKDKLALLKRDSWIYSKNVFTRFPYQANTYGLPPKIVADCVVSFLKTRDKMAKPSPDPSFHDWCLETFGAGISNHFMFPYNRKLWRVDLKKMTTEWIRNFVPVPSREEVLYGALVDQKKFFGYNATFYYPKQGGIQALPDAIASCLEGADLYMGVDVVEINWQKKELTTSQGRRYSYDWLINTAPLNQFLERLTPRLPKALDAARAKALNYTVVYNLNLGITNPKPSEKHWVYFPEGKFRFYRIGTSSNFAPALAPPGMSSFYVEFAAWEREHFDYKKMLNHTISALRGLGWMRPKDEVSMTKWIRIAPAYVIFTKERRNFLPEAFKFLEQNNILSTGRYGAWKYSFMEEAILDGKAAAEKVLSASTV; encoded by the coding sequence ATGACGACGGTCATTATCGGCGGAGGCTTGGCCGGGCTTTCAGCCGCCTATCACTTAAAGCGCGATTGGGTTATTTTTGAAAAAGACACAAAGGTCGGAGGCTTGGCCGCGTCCGAGCATGAGGCCGGATTCACCTTCGACAAAACCGGCCATTTGCTGCATATGCACAATCCTTACACCAAAGGCTGGCTGATCGACAATCTGCTTAAAGACAAATTGGCGCTCTTGAAACGGGATTCCTGGATTTATTCCAAGAATGTTTTCACGCGTTTCCCTTACCAAGCCAATACTTACGGCCTGCCGCCTAAAATCGTCGCGGACTGCGTTGTTTCCTTTCTAAAAACCAGGGACAAAATGGCCAAGCCTTCCCCGGATCCGAGTTTCCACGATTGGTGCCTGGAAACCTTCGGCGCGGGCATCTCCAATCATTTCATGTTTCCTTACAACCGCAAGCTTTGGCGCGTTGATTTGAAAAAAATGACGACGGAGTGGATCAGGAATTTCGTCCCCGTGCCTTCTCGCGAAGAAGTTCTCTACGGAGCTCTCGTTGATCAGAAGAAATTCTTCGGCTATAACGCCACGTTTTATTACCCCAAGCAAGGGGGCATCCAGGCTCTTCCGGACGCGATCGCTTCCTGTCTAGAGGGCGCGGACCTTTACATGGGCGTTGATGTCGTTGAAATCAATTGGCAGAAAAAAGAGCTCACCACCAGCCAGGGCCGCCGCTATTCTTACGACTGGCTGATCAATACGGCTCCCTTGAACCAATTTTTGGAGCGATTGACCCCGCGCCTGCCCAAAGCGCTCGACGCAGCCAGAGCCAAGGCTTTAAATTACACCGTGGTTTATAACCTGAATTTGGGCATCACTAATCCCAAACCCAGCGAAAAACATTGGGTCTATTTTCCCGAAGGCAAGTTTCGTTTTTACCGCATCGGCACATCGAGCAATTTCGCTCCGGCCCTGGCGCCGCCGGGCATGAGCTCTTTTTACGTGGAATTTGCGGCCTGGGAACGGGAGCATTTCGACTATAAGAAAATGCTCAATCACACGATTTCGGCTCTTCGCGGTTTGGGCTGGATGCGGCCTAAAGACGAGGTGTCCATGACCAAGTGGATACGCATTGCCCCGGCCTATGTCATTTTCACCAAGGAGCGCAGGAATTTCCTGCCCGAAGCCTTCAAATTCCTTGAGCAAAACAATATTCTGTCAACGGGCCGCTACGGAGCGTGGAAGTATTCCTTTATGGAGGAAGCGATTTTAGACGGCAAAGCAGCCGCGGAAAAAGTCTTGTCAGCCTCCACGGTTTAA
- a CDS encoding DUF559 domain-containing protein, whose protein sequence is MTRNVLICVVKSPKDLNMILRSRLYRIPQSHAPKRKLRYVAFYQPVSTQENLGLIKMRPQGFDGLIRYWASVRKIETVKRRDIVRDEPEHPRANEPYYLLHLGPCRTLPQPILNQRRMRVTFGFTTLGKLKNCREVKELFDLPPIEEMVEEYVKATGFPYRREYTIRLTPKKRWRLDFALFLKTSRLGIECDGFRSHRRADQKQKDKIKDADLSVLGWRILRLSEGEIMNDQKACREKIAAALKS, encoded by the coding sequence ATGACCCGCAACGTTTTAATCTGCGTCGTCAAATCCCCCAAAGACTTAAACATGATTCTTCGTTCGCGTCTCTACCGCATTCCCCAATCCCATGCCCCCAAACGAAAACTCCGTTATGTCGCTTTTTATCAGCCGGTGTCTACCCAAGAAAATTTGGGCCTTATTAAAATGCGGCCCCAGGGGTTTGATGGTTTAATCAGATACTGGGCGAGTGTTCGGAAAATAGAAACCGTAAAGCGCCGCGATATCGTTAGAGATGAGCCGGAACATCCCAGAGCCAATGAGCCGTATTATCTTTTACATTTAGGTCCTTGCCGCACGTTGCCTCAACCTATTCTTAATCAGCGCCGCATGCGCGTGACCTTCGGCTTCACCACTTTGGGAAAACTCAAAAACTGTCGGGAAGTTAAAGAGCTTTTTGATTTGCCGCCTATCGAAGAGATGGTCGAGGAGTATGTGAAGGCAACCGGTTTTCCTTATCGAAGAGAATACACGATTCGCCTGACTCCTAAAAAACGATGGCGCCTTGATTTTGCGCTATTTCTGAAAACCAGCCGTTTGGGCATTGAATGCGACGGGTTCCGTTCCCATCGCCGTGCCGATCAGAAACAAAAAGACAAAATAAAAGACGCTGATCTGAGCGTTTTGGGTTGGCGTATTTTAAGGTTGTCGGAGGGGGAAATCATGAACGATCAAAAGGCTTGCCGGGAAAAAATCGCGGCCGCGTTAAAATCATGA
- a CDS encoding YjbQ family protein encodes MTSFTEYLYFNTKKRKDLTNITQTIQELVTKSRIQEGMCLVSAMHITAGIWVNDEEEGLKQDLMDLLERLAPVGDYRHHQTGEDNGDAHLKRTLIHYQTVLPVTAGKLDLGPWEQVFYAEFDGQRKKRVIVKILGE; translated from the coding sequence ATGACAAGTTTCACCGAATATCTTTATTTCAACACCAAGAAACGCAAGGACTTGACCAATATCACCCAAACCATTCAAGAGCTGGTCACCAAAAGCAGGATTCAAGAGGGCATGTGCCTGGTCAGCGCCATGCATATCACCGCCGGCATTTGGGTCAATGATGAAGAGGAGGGGTTGAAACAGGATTTAATGGATTTGCTTGAGCGCCTGGCGCCGGTCGGCGATTACCGCCACCATCAAACCGGAGAAGATAACGGCGACGCGCATTTAAAAAGAACGCTGATCCATTACCAGACTGTTTTGCCCGTGACCGCAGGCAAACTCGACTTAGGCCCCTGGGAACAGGTCTTTTACGCGGAATTCGACGGCCAAAGAAAAAAACGCGTCATCGTTAAAATCCTGGGCGAGTAA
- a CDS encoding glycosyltransferase family 4 protein → MQGKIRVLHLITKLEFGGAQQNTLYTVGHLNREGFDVHLVCGVGGYLDKEALLLPKGIQIHWLRFMKRQIRPWWDLLALFELIVYLRRIRPDIIHTHSSKAGILGRWAAKLAGVPVVIHTFHGFGFHDFQKPLTRSLLAFSERITGKITTQFVFVSKSNEEYAKRWNITAKEPPVLIRSGVALKSLDQLSADHRNKKRKELNLSTDALVVATVGNLKAQKNPEHYIELARRFKNHASLPVFLFIGGWEGGGARETIFQQAPPNLKYLGWREDVREILNASDIFVMTSLWEGLPRSSVEALRLGLPVLAYAADGLREVIQNGKNGFLLTSGDLDAMERRLKAVLEDAGQRKSLSTAAKAAINEDFDIDAMVRRQEKLYSSLFSPITTRL, encoded by the coding sequence TTGCAAGGCAAGATCAGAGTCCTTCACTTAATCACCAAACTTGAATTCGGGGGCGCTCAGCAAAATACCCTTTATACTGTCGGCCATTTAAACAGGGAAGGCTTCGACGTCCATCTGGTCTGCGGCGTGGGCGGATATTTGGATAAAGAAGCCCTGTTGCTTCCCAAGGGAATTCAGATTCATTGGCTGCGCTTCATGAAGCGTCAAATTCGGCCTTGGTGGGATTTATTGGCTTTGTTTGAGCTGATTGTTTATTTGCGGCGCATTCGGCCCGATATCATCCATACCCATTCTTCCAAGGCCGGCATTTTAGGCCGATGGGCCGCGAAACTGGCCGGCGTTCCCGTTGTCATCCACACTTTCCACGGATTCGGTTTTCATGATTTTCAAAAGCCCTTAACCCGCAGCCTCCTGGCTTTTTCCGAGCGCATCACCGGAAAAATCACGACCCAGTTTGTTTTCGTTTCCAAAAGCAATGAAGAATACGCCAAGCGTTGGAATATTACGGCTAAAGAGCCCCCGGTTCTTATCCGCAGCGGGGTGGCGCTCAAGTCTCTGGATCAGTTGAGCGCGGATCATCGCAATAAAAAACGCAAAGAGTTGAATTTGTCCACCGACGCTTTGGTTGTGGCCACGGTCGGCAATTTAAAGGCTCAGAAAAACCCGGAGCACTATATCGAGCTTGCCCGGCGCTTCAAGAATCATGCCTCACTGCCTGTCTTTTTATTCATTGGCGGCTGGGAGGGGGGCGGAGCGCGGGAAACGATTTTTCAGCAAGCGCCGCCCAATCTTAAATATTTGGGTTGGCGCGAAGATGTCCGGGAAATCCTCAATGCTTCGGATATTTTCGTTATGACCAGTTTATGGGAAGGACTGCCGAGATCTTCGGTGGAAGCCTTGCGCCTGGGCTTGCCTGTGTTGGCTTATGCCGCGGATGGTTTAAGGGAAGTGATTCAAAACGGCAAGAACGGCTTTCTTTTGACTTCGGGCGACCTTGATGCCATGGAACGCAGGCTCAAGGCCGTGCTTGAAGATGCCGGTCAGCGCAAATCCCTGTCTACGGCAGCCAAGGCCGCGATTAATGAGGATTTCGATATCGATGCCATGGTCCGCCGCCAGGAAAAGCTTTATTCCTCTCTTTTTTCTCCAATCACAACACGTCTATGA
- a CDS encoding bi-domain-containing oxidoreductase, with translation MKKLLLKRGKIVVADVPSPGAPGDHELRVRILASAVSPGTESAIVASVGFDIGRNPHLVGKALRFAKERGVGAFLKKLDEAFRQGRPIGYSAAGIVEACGRQVHGFAVGDLVACAGAQFANHAEEILASNRLTVKVPMGVSLEEAATVTLGSIAMQAVRRLSPALGETVLLMGLGAVGQLVAQLLTTAGAKVIGMDRDPARLEFAKSRGWLWQSAESSKESLRRIMEWTDGQGVDGALLAVHAPGDEGPLDLAARACAKRARITILGDTKTSIPRELLYEKDLSVNIAVAYGPGRYDPDYEERGLDYPRAYVRWTSERNMACYLDLIARRKLDVAGLIQAVYPVEKAEAAYKNLGKGGGPIMTLLTYEPKANGEHKSGEKPAAPVSWSARTGKIRVGVIGAGGFTSSVHLPILARLGDFQITMICNKHSEKAAFIAGQYGARSTADYNQVLGDRNVDLVLIGTRHNLHAALAAAALESGKAVFLEKPMALNMEELGNLRQAYERRPAPFHVGFNRRFSPLAVKIKERLDKSPKPWMLQYRVAAEVVPANHWILSAEGGGRVIGELCHMLDLSSHLLKPAGAEGPWMPVEVQASALSSPELAPGDSCVTVLRYPQDAMATIVYGASPAKGFGKERFEILTPSGMMILDDFKRLTIVDNGEVVLRENRAAPAKGFEEEWRSFAEYVTGRRGTPPVSFEEAAAITELSFLVDERLRSKPEPA, from the coding sequence ATGAAAAAGTTGCTGCTCAAGCGCGGAAAAATCGTGGTGGCGGACGTGCCTTCTCCCGGGGCGCCGGGCGATCATGAGCTGCGGGTGCGTATCTTGGCCTCGGCCGTGTCCCCGGGCACGGAATCAGCCATCGTGGCTTCAGTCGGTTTTGACATCGGAAGGAACCCGCACTTAGTCGGCAAAGCGCTCAGGTTCGCCAAGGAGCGCGGCGTCGGCGCTTTTTTGAAAAAGCTCGATGAAGCGTTCCGGCAAGGGCGCCCGATCGGTTATTCGGCGGCCGGCATCGTGGAAGCCTGCGGCCGGCAAGTCCATGGTTTTGCGGTCGGCGATCTGGTCGCGTGCGCGGGCGCCCAATTCGCCAATCATGCCGAAGAAATTTTGGCGTCGAACCGTTTGACGGTCAAAGTGCCCATGGGCGTGAGCCTGGAGGAAGCGGCGACCGTGACCTTAGGTTCCATTGCCATGCAAGCCGTGCGCCGGCTGTCTCCTGCGCTCGGAGAGACCGTCTTGTTGATGGGTTTAGGCGCCGTGGGGCAATTGGTCGCTCAACTGCTCACTACGGCCGGCGCCAAAGTCATCGGCATGGACCGCGATCCGGCGCGTTTGGAATTCGCCAAATCAAGAGGGTGGCTGTGGCAGAGCGCGGAATCCTCGAAAGAGTCCCTGCGTCGGATCATGGAATGGACGGACGGACAGGGGGTGGATGGGGCCCTCCTGGCCGTGCATGCTCCCGGAGACGAAGGCCCGCTGGATTTGGCGGCGCGCGCTTGCGCGAAACGCGCGCGCATCACTATTTTAGGGGATACCAAAACCTCGATCCCGCGCGAGCTTCTCTATGAGAAAGATTTAAGCGTCAATATCGCGGTGGCCTATGGCCCCGGCCGTTATGATCCCGATTATGAGGAGCGGGGATTGGATTATCCCAGAGCTTATGTCCGCTGGACCAGCGAGCGCAATATGGCCTGTTATCTTGATTTGATCGCCCGCCGGAAATTAGATGTCGCGGGCTTGATTCAAGCCGTTTATCCCGTGGAGAAAGCCGAAGCCGCCTATAAAAATCTCGGTAAAGGCGGGGGGCCGATTATGACGCTGTTGACTTATGAGCCTAAAGCCAACGGTGAGCACAAATCAGGGGAGAAGCCCGCCGCGCCCGTGTCCTGGAGCGCCAGGACGGGAAAAATCCGCGTGGGCGTCATCGGCGCGGGCGGCTTCACGTCCTCGGTGCATTTGCCGATTCTGGCGCGCCTGGGTGATTTTCAAATCACCATGATTTGCAACAAACATTCCGAAAAAGCGGCGTTTATCGCCGGGCAGTACGGCGCGCGTTCGACCGCGGATTACAATCAGGTTTTAGGCGACCGGAATGTGGATTTGGTTTTAATCGGCACCCGGCACAATCTTCATGCGGCCTTGGCCGCGGCGGCATTGGAATCGGGTAAAGCCGTTTTTCTTGAGAAACCAATGGCCTTGAACATGGAAGAATTGGGGAATTTGCGCCAAGCCTATGAGCGGCGCCCCGCGCCTTTCCATGTCGGGTTTAATCGAAGATTTTCACCGTTGGCCGTTAAAATCAAGGAGCGCCTTGACAAAAGCCCGAAGCCTTGGATGCTTCAATACCGGGTGGCCGCGGAAGTCGTGCCCGCCAATCATTGGATATTAAGCGCGGAAGGCGGGGGCCGCGTCATCGGCGAGCTCTGCCATATGCTTGATTTGTCTTCGCATCTTCTTAAGCCCGCCGGCGCCGAAGGGCCTTGGATGCCGGTGGAGGTTCAGGCGTCCGCTTTATCCTCGCCTGAGCTTGCGCCGGGAGACTCCTGCGTCACGGTACTGCGCTATCCGCAAGACGCCATGGCCACCATTGTTTACGGCGCCAGCCCGGCCAAGGGCTTCGGCAAAGAACGCTTCGAAATTTTGACGCCGTCGGGCATGATGATTTTGGATGATTTTAAGCGCCTGACCATCGTCGATAACGGCGAGGTCGTTCTCCGGGAAAATCGCGCGGCCCCGGCCAAGGGTTTTGAGGAAGAATGGCGCTCCTTCGCCGAATATGTGACGGGCCGCCGGGGAACGCCGCCGGTATCGTTTGAGGAAGCGGCTGCCATCACCGAGCTTTCTTTTTTAGTCGATGAACGCCTTCGCAGCAAGCCCGAGCCCGCCTGA
- a CDS encoding Txe/YoeB family addiction module toxin — MVVWRLVYTKDAQKDAKKLAQAGLKTKAQKLLDIIAKNPFANPPPFEKLVGDLAGAYSRRINIQHRLVYQVLKDIKTVKVLRMWTHYE; from the coding sequence GTGGTAGTTTGGCGCCTAGTCTATACTAAGGACGCCCAGAAGGATGCTAAAAAACTTGCCCAAGCCGGGCTAAAAACGAAAGCCCAAAAACTGCTGGATATTATCGCTAAAAACCCTTTTGCCAACCCGCCCCCTTTTGAAAAACTGGTAGGCGACCTTGCCGGAGCCTATTCACGCAGAATCAATATTCAGCACCGTTTGGTGTATCAAGTCCTCAAAGACATAAAAACCGTCAAAGTCCTTCGGATGTGGACTCATTACGAATAA
- a CDS encoding type II toxin-antitoxin system VapC family toxin, with protein sequence MIAYLDSSVILRKILDSGGASSFLGSDVNLYTSELTRVEALRVLDRYRLEGKLNDFEMADKTQTLVKALQAFNLIVLSASILDRAAASFPTVIGTLDAIHLASALHLLEHEKRELLFATHDVRQGLAAQAVGLRSEGFVLPKA encoded by the coding sequence TTGATCGCTTACTTGGACTCTTCGGTCATCCTTCGCAAGATACTCGACTCCGGCGGTGCGAGCTCTTTCTTGGGGTCTGATGTGAATCTTTATACCAGCGAACTTACAAGAGTGGAAGCTTTGAGGGTTTTGGATCGTTATCGTCTTGAAGGTAAGCTCAACGATTTTGAAATGGCGGATAAAACGCAGACCCTGGTAAAGGCCTTGCAGGCTTTCAATCTTATCGTCTTAAGCGCTTCCATACTTGATCGAGCCGCCGCAAGTTTTCCAACCGTTATTGGAACGCTTGATGCCATTCATCTCGCTTCAGCCCTACATTTACTCGAGCATGAAAAAAGGGAACTGCTGTTTGCCACCCATGATGTCCGGCAGGGTCTTGCCGCCCAAGCCGTAGGCCTTAGGTCTGAAGGTTTTGTTTTGCCGAAGGCATAA
- a CDS encoding type II toxin-antitoxin system Phd/YefM family antitoxin, translating to MITMTVSEARTNLYRLIDRSAASHEPVHITGKRTHAVLISEEDWRSIQETLYLLSIPKMRRSIKKGLKTPISQCAKSLKW from the coding sequence ATGATCACAATGACGGTGAGCGAAGCCAGGACGAACCTATACCGCCTGATCGACCGGTCGGCGGCCTCCCATGAACCCGTGCACATTACGGGGAAACGGACGCATGCCGTATTGATTTCAGAAGAAGATTGGCGCTCTATTCAAGAGACGCTTTACCTGCTTTCCATTCCCAAGATGCGCCGATCCATCAAAAAAGGTTTAAAAACTCCGATCTCCCAGTGCGCTAAAAGCCTTAAGTGGTAG
- a CDS encoding M48 family metallopeptidase, giving the protein MPEILHQDKKIEYSLKFRAWKRRLTLRINQEGEVAVSAPKSARQKDIEAFVLKHADWIFRQTDFFRNRLAEHPPREFVSGESFPVLGKNYRFQFAISEAVKRNFCGIEDGCLRMVLPAGKQNDLKEAARRALMDFYKGLAAQKIQEHMQQYAPILGVTPAKCRVGNQKSRWGSCSGKGNLRFNWRLAMTPAPVLEYVVVHELCHLKHPNHSDRFWRMVQSVLPDYKSRRVWLRLNSLALFRMI; this is encoded by the coding sequence ATGCCGGAAATTTTGCATCAAGACAAGAAAATTGAGTATTCCTTGAAATTTAGAGCCTGGAAGCGCAGGTTGACCTTGCGCATCAATCAAGAGGGGGAAGTGGCGGTCAGTGCGCCCAAATCCGCCCGGCAAAAGGACATTGAAGCCTTTGTGCTCAAACATGCGGATTGGATATTTAGACAGACCGATTTTTTCCGCAACCGGCTCGCGGAGCATCCGCCCAGGGAATTCGTCAGCGGAGAATCCTTCCCGGTGCTGGGGAAAAATTACAGATTTCAGTTTGCGATATCCGAAGCGGTTAAACGTAATTTTTGCGGTATCGAAGATGGCTGCCTAAGAATGGTTTTGCCCGCCGGCAAGCAAAACGATTTGAAAGAGGCGGCGCGGCGCGCTCTGATGGACTTTTATAAGGGCTTGGCCGCGCAGAAAATACAAGAACACATGCAACAGTATGCGCCTATCCTAGGCGTCACACCGGCAAAGTGCCGGGTCGGCAATCAAAAAAGCCGCTGGGGAAGCTGCTCCGGCAAAGGAAATCTAAGATTTAATTGGCGTCTGGCCATGACCCCTGCGCCGGTTTTGGAATATGTGGTGGTCCATGAATTGTGCCACCTGAAGCACCCCAATCATTCGGACCGGTTCTGGCGGATGGTGCAATCCGTTTTGCCCGACTACAAATCCCGAAGAGTTTGGCTAAGGCTAAACAGTTTGGCGTTGTTTCGAATGATTTGA
- a CDS encoding alginate lyase family protein: MDLLAKKALKKIRAHGRNQYLRAKSLLGRPSWAGERHLRFALKPERRDQFPGHLELIFPFWANAEVDKLKAMILELFPEHAAEIRRKAEQYLAGDYQILEPQPRNLRALSADFASRFSHEPTYLPWHYDWIHPYRWDPAGTYLDCPFNELDGVDVKLPWELSRFHHLVTLAQAFCLTSDPRFLEEIVRQLEDWHRLNPPGYGVNWACAMDVGLRAVNVLFALGLSGAKLQRHGDLASRLDKILPSFVFNHALHIIKNLEAPNNHLLGDLIGLLFLAECYPHFQASGQWGELARKSFGEQMDVQVYEDGMDFESSTCYHRLAAEFFLGAWVVCDKTGRPLLKSYGKKLARMFEALRVFMKPGGQMVQFGDNDSGRLLNLAPERAPLDCSYLYGLGELAFEHAPSMAEGHLTPEALWFFGPSALDRWAARRQQKPVRPASLEHHQLPQGGIYSVRDNERKHFLAISCSNNGQGGQGGHAHNDRLGFHLTLYGEDICVDPGTGVYLRDRAARDQFRSTSHHNTLMLGGQEQNRMDVGPFGLRPDVSAPKVLAGTFNAFDGRFVFTGEHDGYKRLKPPVIHRRSFKTVLSQALFSLEIEDEILLGAPGSPARISAAWSFVLAPDIGFLELAGGTARFKTPSGRRFVLEAPFPLSATQGRYSPAFGVSIPTPRLQVRLEIDCPSKHVFRLMES; this comes from the coding sequence TTGGATCTTCTCGCGAAAAAAGCCTTAAAAAAAATCCGCGCCCATGGCCGCAATCAATACCTGCGCGCCAAGTCCCTCTTGGGCCGTCCGTCTTGGGCGGGCGAGCGGCATTTGCGCTTTGCGCTCAAACCCGAACGCCGCGATCAATTCCCGGGGCATCTTGAGCTTATTTTTCCTTTCTGGGCGAACGCGGAGGTCGATAAACTTAAAGCCATGATTTTGGAACTTTTCCCTGAACATGCGGCTGAGATTCGCCGGAAAGCCGAGCAATATTTAGCCGGCGACTATCAGATTTTAGAGCCTCAGCCGAGGAACCTGCGCGCCTTGAGCGCGGACTTTGCTTCGCGCTTCAGTCATGAGCCGACTTATTTGCCGTGGCATTATGATTGGATTCATCCCTACCGTTGGGATCCCGCCGGAACTTACCTTGATTGTCCGTTTAACGAGCTTGACGGGGTTGATGTGAAGCTTCCTTGGGAACTTTCCCGTTTTCATCATTTGGTCACCTTGGCCCAGGCGTTTTGCCTGACATCCGATCCAAGGTTTTTGGAAGAAATCGTCCGGCAGCTTGAAGATTGGCATCGTTTGAATCCTCCCGGATACGGGGTCAATTGGGCCTGCGCCATGGATGTGGGCCTGCGCGCGGTCAATGTGTTGTTCGCCTTGGGCCTGTCGGGCGCCAAGCTCCAGCGCCATGGCGACTTGGCAAGCCGCTTGGACAAAATTTTGCCGTCTTTTGTTTTCAACCATGCCCTTCATATCATTAAGAATTTGGAAGCTCCTAATAATCATTTGCTCGGCGATTTAATCGGCCTGCTGTTTTTAGCCGAATGTTACCCGCATTTTCAGGCCTCCGGCCAGTGGGGGGAATTGGCCAGGAAAAGTTTCGGCGAGCAGATGGATGTCCAGGTTTACGAGGATGGGATGGATTTTGAAAGCTCCACTTGCTACCACCGCTTGGCCGCCGAATTTTTTCTGGGGGCCTGGGTCGTCTGCGATAAGACGGGGCGGCCCTTGCTCAAGTCCTACGGAAAAAAACTGGCCCGCATGTTCGAAGCCCTGCGCGTCTTTATGAAGCCCGGCGGGCAAATGGTTCAATTCGGGGATAATGATTCGGGCCGGCTTCTGAACCTGGCTCCGGAACGGGCTCCATTGGATTGTTCTTATCTTTACGGTTTGGGCGAGCTGGCGTTTGAGCACGCGCCTTCCATGGCGGAAGGGCATCTGACGCCCGAGGCCTTGTGGTTTTTCGGGCCGAGCGCCCTTGATCGCTGGGCTGCCCGGCGTCAACAAAAACCGGTCCGGCCCGCGAGCCTTGAGCATCATCAACTACCGCAAGGCGGCATTTACAGCGTGCGCGACAATGAGCGCAAGCATTTTTTGGCGATCAGTTGTTCTAACAACGGCCAGGGCGGGCAAGGCGGGCATGCGCATAACGACCGACTGGGCTTTCATTTGACGCTTTACGGCGAAGATATTTGTGTCGATCCCGGAACCGGCGTTTATTTGCGCGACCGGGCCGCGCGCGATCAGTTTCGTTCAACCAGCCATCACAACACCTTAATGCTCGGCGGACAGGAGCAGAACCGCATGGACGTGGGCCCGTTCGGGCTGCGCCCCGATGTTTCGGCGCCCAAGGTTTTGGCCGGTACATTCAATGCTTTCGACGGCCGTTTCGTTTTTACCGGCGAGCATGACGGATACAAACGCTTGAAACCGCCGGTGATCCATCGCCGCAGCTTCAAAACAGTTCTATCTCAAGCGTTGTTTTCCTTGGAGATCGAAGATGAAATTCTTCTTGGCGCTCCTGGTTCGCCGGCGCGTATCTCAGCCGCTTGGTCTTTTGTTTTGGCCCCTGATATCGGGTTTTTGGAATTGGCGGGCGGGACCGCTCGATTTAAAACGCCGAGCGGCCGGCGATTTGTTTTGGAAGCGCCGTTTCCCCTGAGCGCAACCCAGGGCCGCTATTCCCCGGCCTTCGGCGTTTCCATCCCAACGCCCAGGCTTCAGGTTCGTTTGGAAATTGATTGCCCATCAAAACATGTATTTCGTCTAATGGAAAGCTGA